The Streptomyces sp. NBC_01276 genome contains the following window.
GACGGGGAGCGGGACGGGGAGCCGGCCGGCGAGCGCGACGGTGAGCCCCACACCGCGCAGGCCCCCGCGCCCGCCTGGGCCCCGGCTCCGGCGCAGGCCCCGGGATACCCGCAGGCGCAGGCGTACCCGCAGGCCCCGGGATACCCGCAGCCCCAGGCGTACCCGCAGGCATATCCCCAGCCCCAGGCCCAGGCGTATCCCCAGCCCCAGGCATACCCCCAGGCCCCCGCACACCCCCAGCCCCCGGCCCCCGGTTTCGGGCCGCCTCCGCCCTCGTACCCGTAGGGCCGCCCCCGGCCGGCGCCGCGCCCTAGGCGGCGCCGCGCCGCAGCAGGGTGATCGCCCCGACGGTGTCCTCCGCGCCATGACGGGCCGGGTCTGCCTCCAGCCGCTCCCGCATCAGGTCCAGGTACGGGGAGATCAGCTCGGTGCTGACTCCCTGGCCCTCGGCGGTGCGCAGGAGGGTGCCGCTCGCCGCGACCTGCATGGCCAGGTTGGACACCACCCCGGAGGTGAAGTCCCGCGAGGTCAGCCGCTCGGCGGCGTTCCCGACGAAGAAGCCCATGGCGCCCAGCCACTCGGACAGCAGCGGGGACAGGGCCGTCGGCGCGATGTCCTCGCCCTCGATCAGCGCGTAGGCGTGCGAGATCCCCGCGAACAGTCCCGTCATCGCGCTGAGCAGCGCCACGTCGTGCAGGGCCGCGTGGCCGGGGTCCTCGCCGACGAAGCGGGCGCCGGCCGGGACCTCCAGAACCCCCTGGTGGGCTTCGAAGAGGGCGCGGGAGCCGCTGTAGAAGACGTAGGCGCCGGATCCGGGCGTGTCGATCATCGTCGGGGTGCCCATGATCCCGGCGTCCAGGAAGCGGGCGCCGCGCTCCCGGGCCCAGGCGGCCCGGGCCCGGCCCTCGGCGGGGGTGCCGGTGGTGAGGTTGACCAGGTCCTTGCCGGTCAGGTCGACCCCGTCCAGGACGGCCGCGATGCTCACGTCGTCCAGCAGACAGAGGACGACGAGGCCGTTCGCGGCCACGGCCCCGGCGGGGTCCGCGGCGACCCGGGCGCCGTGGGGGGCCAGGGCCTCGGCTTTGGCGGCGGTGCGGTTCCAGACGGTCAGGGGGTGTCCGGCGGCGAGCCAGGTGCGGGCCAGGGCGGTGCCCATGTCGCCGAGTCCGAGAAGGGTGAGCGGACGCTTCGTCACGTGTGTGTCGGTCATGCCGTTTAGCCTGGTGGCGGGCGTCCGAGCGCTCAAGTACGCACTTCGGGGTGGGTGGTTACCCCGAGGTGAGCGAACAGGTGGGAGGGGTGCGCGATGACGGTGGCGCGGAGGCCCGGGGCCGATCACTGCGGAATCGCGGCGGCGATGTCCGTGATCGACGGGAAGTGGAAGGTCTCCGTCCTGTGGGAGTTGGAGCGTGCCCCGCGTCGCCGCTTCGGCGAGCTGCGCAGGCTGGTCCCCGGGGTGTCGGAGAAGGTGCTCGCCGCGCAGCTGCGCGAACTGGAGGAGGACGGCATCGTCCACCGCGAGGTCTACGACGAGGTCCCGCCGCGCGTGGAGTACTCCCTGACCCCCCTCGGCCAGGACCTGAACACGGCGCTGGAGTCGCTGGGCGAGTGGGGTGCCAAGCACCTGCTCCCGGACTCCGCCTGAGCCGGGATCAGCCGGCGGTGACCCCTGCCGTGACCTCGGCCGTGACCACGCCCGGGGTGTGGCCGTCGGCCTCGGCGAGCAGTTCCCCGCCGGGGGCCCACACCGCCGAACGGCCGCAGCCCGTCCAGGGGCCCGCCCGGCCGACGTGGTTGGCGAGGGCCGTGTACAGACCGGCCTCCCTCGCGATCCCCGGATGGACGGTGGCCCGCTCGGCGATCCCGCCGCCCGTGCCGTACAGGGAGCTCGCCAGGTGCACCCGGCAGCCGTCGGCGGCCGCGCGGCCGGTCAGTTGGGGGAAGTGGTTGTCGAAGCAGATCCCGAGGGAGAAGCGGATCCCGCCGAGCTCGAAGCGCCCGTCCGCCGTGCCCGCGACGAAGACGCCCTGCTCGTGACGGTACAGGTGCTGTTTGGCGTACGTCGTCACGTGCGCGCCGTCCGCGTCGTACACCAGGGTCGCGAGGGCGGGCCGCGGCCCCCCGGTGCGCAGGGCGACGTTGACGGCGGTGGCGATCCGCGCCGACCGCAGCGCGTCCAGGCGGGGGTCGTCGGGGCCGTCCAGCCACAGGCCCGGGTCCCCGACCAGCGCCTCCAGCTCGTACCCGGTGAGCGTGAGCTCCGGGAAGACCACCAGCCCGGCGCCCTCGTCGCGGGCCGCCACGGCCAGCCCGGCGGCCACGGCGGCGTTGGCGGGGACGTCGGCGGGGACGCAGCAGAACTGCGCGGCGGCGATCTTCACGTGCTTCAGGATGCCAGCCGGTCGGGCCGGTTCCGGGGCCGGTTCCGGGGCCGGCCCGTCCACCGGATCCCGGAAGCCCGTCAGGCCCGCTCCGCGGCCCGTCCGCGAACGGGCGGGGCGGGCTGCCCTTCGGGGGCCGGGCCGCCGGGGAGGCTGCCGTTCGCGCGCACGAGGGCCAGTTCCGTCAGGTTGAGGGCCGTCACCAGGAGGGACAGCAGCGCCAGTGCCCCCAGCGAGGGCAGCAGGGCCGCCACCGGGAGCACGGCCAGGACGACCGCGGCGGCCCCCAGCCGGGTCAGCGACCAGGAGCGGAACAGGTGCCAGCGGGTGTACCCGAAGGTGGCCAGGAAGAGCGCGCAGCCCCCGTACAGCAGGGCGGCGACGCCCAGCGGGAGCCGTTCGCCGGGGCGGGCCACCGCCTCGGCCATGCCGACGGCCACCGCGATGACCGAGGCGATCAGCGAGAGGTGCCCGTACGAGAGGACCTGCCGGGCCACGTCCGCCCGTACGGCGGCGGTCTCCAGGCCGTGGCGGACGGCGCTCGCGGCCAGGTGGAAGTACACCCACCACAGTCCGCAGACCAGGGTGAAGGCCACCGCGACGGCGGTCAGGGAACCCGCGCCCAGCTCGGGGGAGGTGGCCGCGGGCGCCCCGACGGCCACGATCGACTCGCCCAGGGCGATCATCACGAACAGCCCGAACCGTTCGGCGAGGTGCCCGGACTCGAAGGCCAGCCGGACCATGGCCCGGCGGGTCAGCCGGGGCGCGGCCAGGTCCACGGCCGCGGCCAGTGCCCACAGCCAGGTCCGGGTCCCGCCGTCGAGGAAGGCCCCGGCCAGCAGCAGCGGACCGCTGATCAGCACCGACAGGGTCACCGGGGTCGGGGTCAGCCGTCGGGAGCGGCCGTGCGCCAGGGCGGCGAGGACCACGCGGGCGCAGAAGTAGGCACCGGCGAAGAGCGCTCCGCGGTCCCCGAAGGCGCCGGGCAGGGCCAGGGCCATCATCAGGCCGCACAGGCCGGCGGCGAACAGACCGAGCCGGTTCAGCGGCCGGTCCGCGTCGTGCGTGTTGGCGTGGACGGTGTTGCCGACCCACACCCAGTAGACGGGCACGAAGACGATCAGGGCCCGGCCGGTGCCGGCCCAGCCGTGGTCGTGGTGGAGCAGTGCGGAGACCTGGGTCACCGCGAACACCAGCACCAGGTCGAAGAACAGCTCCGACCAGGCCACCTTCTTCTCCGGCGGCCCCTCCTCGGCGCCCTCCCGGCGCTGTTCCCGCCCGGGCTCCCGCTGTTCCCGCTCCGGCTCCGGCTCCGGCTCCTGCCCCGGCCCCGGCCCCTGCTCCCGCTTCTCCAACCCCACGGCGTGTCCCCCAGTTCCCCCGGCCGGTGTCGGGGGACAGGATGCCCGGCGGGCCGTGCGGCCTAGACGGCGGGGCCGCGCAGGAGGGTGAGGAAGGAGCGGAACGCACCGGGCATGTCCACCGATTCCGGGGCGAGCAGCCACTGGTACTGGAGGCCGTCCATCACCGCCGTCAGCAGCGGAGCGGCCTGTTCCGGGGTGAGGCCCGAGGGGAGGCGCTCGCCGAACTCGGCGCGCAGCACGGCGGTCATCTCCCCGCGCACCTGGGCGTAGCGCTCGGTGAAGAACTCCCGGGCCGGGTGGCCGTCGGTGACGCTCTCGCCGAGCAGCGCCGAGAAGGTCTGCACGATGCCGGGCCGCATGGCGTTGTACTCCACCAGCGAGGCCAGCAGGTCCAGGCGCCAGGTGTCCGCGGCGGCGCGCGAGCCGCCGCCCGTGTCCCAGCGGTCGCGCTCCTCCAGGACGGCCACGAGCAGGGCCTCCTTGGTGGGGAAGTAGTGCAGCAGCCCCTGCTGGGTGAGGCCCACGCGTTCGGCGACGGAGCCCAGGGAGGCTCCCCGGTAGCCGCGCTCCGCGATCACCTCGACCGCCGCGCGGACGATCTCGCCGCGCCGCTCCTCGCTCTTCGCCCTGGCCATCGCCCGGCACCCCTTCCGTTCGTACCCGCAAGAAGGACCGTACGACATAGGGATATCACGAAAAGATTACAACCCCTACCAGTCTACAGGTGGGAGGTCCACGATGGGGGCACCACACCGCACTCACGAGGAGGCACGGCCGTGACCGATGCCGATCAGGCCCGCGACCGCATCCGCGAAGACGCCGTGGAAACGGCGCTGGGCAAGCTGGATCTCGACACCAAGACCCGCCTCCTGGCCGGCCAGGACATGTGGTCCCTGCCCGCCGTTCCCGAGATCGGGCTCCGCTCCCTGGTCATGTCCGACGGGCCCGTCGGCGTGCGGGGCGTGCGCTGGACCGCGGACGACCCGTCCGTCGCCCTGCCCTCCCCGACCGCGCTGGCCGCCGCCTGGGACCCCTCCCTCGCCCGCCGGGCCGGCCGGTTCCTCGCCCAGGAGGCCCGCCGCAAGGGCGTCCACGTCCTGCTGGCCCCCACCGTCAACCTGCACCGCTCCCCGCTCGGCGGACGCCACTTCGAGTGCTACTCCGAGGACCCCTGCCTGACCGGCGCCATCGGCAGCGGCTA
Protein-coding sequences here:
- a CDS encoding carbon-nitrogen hydrolase family protein, translating into MKIAAAQFCCVPADVPANAAVAAGLAVAARDEGAGLVVFPELTLTGYELEALVGDPGLWLDGPDDPRLDALRSARIATAVNVALRTGGPRPALATLVYDADGAHVTTYAKQHLYRHEQGVFVAGTADGRFELGGIRFSLGICFDNHFPQLTGRAAADGCRVHLASSLYGTGGGIAERATVHPGIAREAGLYTALANHVGRAGPWTGCGRSAVWAPGGELLAEADGHTPGVVTAEVTAGVTAG
- a CDS encoding NAD(P)-dependent oxidoreductase encodes the protein MTDTHVTKRPLTLLGLGDMGTALARTWLAAGHPLTVWNRTAAKAEALAPHGARVAADPAGAVAANGLVVLCLLDDVSIAAVLDGVDLTGKDLVNLTTGTPAEGRARAAWARERGARFLDAGIMGTPTMIDTPGSGAYVFYSGSRALFEAHQGVLEVPAGARFVGEDPGHAALHDVALLSAMTGLFAGISHAYALIEGEDIAPTALSPLLSEWLGAMGFFVGNAAERLTSRDFTSGVVSNLAMQVAASGTLLRTAEGQGVSTELISPYLDLMRERLEADPARHGAEDTVGAITLLRRGAA
- a CDS encoding low temperature requirement protein A, with translation MGLEKREQGPGPGQEPEPEPEREQREPGREQRREGAEEGPPEKKVAWSELFFDLVLVFAVTQVSALLHHDHGWAGTGRALIVFVPVYWVWVGNTVHANTHDADRPLNRLGLFAAGLCGLMMALALPGAFGDRGALFAGAYFCARVVLAALAHGRSRRLTPTPVTLSVLISGPLLLAGAFLDGGTRTWLWALAAAVDLAAPRLTRRAMVRLAFESGHLAERFGLFVMIALGESIVAVGAPAATSPELGAGSLTAVAVAFTLVCGLWWVYFHLAASAVRHGLETAAVRADVARQVLSYGHLSLIASVIAVAVGMAEAVARPGERLPLGVAALLYGGCALFLATFGYTRWHLFRSWSLTRLGAAAVVLAVLPVAALLPSLGALALLSLLVTALNLTELALVRANGSLPGGPAPEGQPAPPVRGRAAERA
- a CDS encoding TetR/AcrR family transcriptional regulator, with the translated sequence MARAKSEERRGEIVRAAVEVIAERGYRGASLGSVAERVGLTQQGLLHYFPTKEALLVAVLEERDRWDTGGGSRAAADTWRLDLLASLVEYNAMRPGIVQTFSALLGESVTDGHPAREFFTERYAQVRGEMTAVLRAEFGERLPSGLTPEQAAPLLTAVMDGLQYQWLLAPESVDMPGAFRSFLTLLRGPAV
- a CDS encoding winged helix-turn-helix transcriptional regulator: MSVIDGKWKVSVLWELERAPRRRFGELRRLVPGVSEKVLAAQLRELEEDGIVHREVYDEVPPRVEYSLTPLGQDLNTALESLGEWGAKHLLPDSA